One region of Camelina sativa cultivar DH55 chromosome 6, Cs, whole genome shotgun sequence genomic DNA includes:
- the LOC104791699 gene encoding probable sucrose-phosphatase 3a, producing MDLHLCLEIGWNYRELVQQYTKTKSLKKRLVSSSPASLIKRTKSDKGEAERLGLMDRFDGPPRLILVADLDCTLVDHDDPENTDLLRFNALWEAQYRHDSLLVYCTGRSFSSYSSLRKRRPLLTPDIAVTSVGSVIVYGGDSLVSSDDVWTARLDDKWNRDIVLEETSKFPQLDPQPAKSQEPHKVSFYVEREHAVEIMKVLSGRLEERGVEVKLVYSNGYAFDVLPKEAGKQGALTYLLDKLEVQGKQPSNTLVCGDSGNDAELFNIAQVYGVMVSNSHEELLQWHEENAKDNPNIFHASQRCGAGIIEAIERFKLGSSVSPRDVLDTENFHVESLNPVHEVVKFYLFYERWRCGEVEKSDKYLQYLKSLSSPLGVFVHPSGEEKLIHEWIDEMGNLHGDGKEKQFRIWLDKVSSSHISSDTWVARFDKHELSEGKVRSCSTKVLLSCQGEKQKLTWMHIHQSWLDESYSDDQEKWVF from the exons ATGGACTTGCACTTATGTCTTGAG ATAGGATGGAACTACAGAGAATTAGTTCAACAATACACAAAGACGAAGTCCCTAAAGAAAAGACTCGTCTCGTCTTCCCCAGCAAGTCttataaaaagaacaaagagcGACAAGGGAGAAGCAGAGAGGTTAGGTCTGATGGATAGATTTGACGGACCACCACGTCTCATACTAGTTGCTGATCTTGATTGCACATTG GTGGATCACGATGACCCTGAAAACACAGACCTCCTTAGGTTCAATGCGCTTTGGGAAGCTCAATATCGCCATGATTCGTTGCTTGTTTACTGCACAGGGAGGTCTTTCAGCTCGTACTCGAGTCTAAGAAAGAGGAGGCCGTTGCTGACACCGGACATCGCCGTTACTTCTGTTGGTTCTGTGATTGTTTACGGCGGTGATTCCTTGGTGTCGTCGGATGATGTTTGGACTGCTCGTTTGGATGATAAGTGGAATAGAGACATTGTCCTTGAGGAAACTTCTAAATTCCCTCAACTTGACCCTCAG CCAGCCAAGAGCCAAGAACCGCATAAAGTGAGTTTTTATGTGGAAAGAGAACACGCTGTTGAAATAATGAAGGTTCTTTCGGGGCGATTAGAGGAGCGTGGG GTGGAAGTGAAGCTGGTTTATAGCAACGGTTATGCTTTCGATGTATTACCTAAAGAAGCTGGCAAACAAGGTGCTCTGACATATCTACTTGACAAGTTGGAGGTTCAAGGCAAGCAACCTTCTAACACACTTGTTTGTGGCGACTCTGGAAATGATGCTGAGCTTTTCAACATTGCTCAAGTATATGGTGTAATG GTTAGCAATTCGCATGAAGAATTGCTGCAATGGCATGAAGAAAATGCAAAGGACAACCCAAACATATTTCATGCGTCCCAGAGATGTGGAGCTGGCATCATAGAAGCCATTGAGAGGTTTAAGTTGGGATCAAGTGTCTCTCCAAGAGATGTTTTGGACACTGAAAATTTCCACGTGGAAAGTTTGAATCCTGTTCATGAGGTTGTTAAGTTTTATCTGTTTTATGAGAGATGGCGATGTGGAGAGGTGGAGAAGTCTGACAAGTATTTGCAGTATTTGAAATCGCTCTCT AGTCCACTTGGTGTTTTTGTTCATCCATCTGGAGAGGAGAAACTGATACATGAATGGATAGATGAGATGGGAAATTTACATGGGGATGGGAAGGAAAAGCAGTTTCGCATTTGGTTGGATAAAGTTTCATCTTCTCATATCAGTTCAGATACATGGGTTGCAAGATTTGACAAGCATGAGTTATCTG AGGGAAAAGTACGGTCTTGCTCAACAAAAGTCTTACTGAGTTGTCAG GGGGAAAAGCAAAAGCTGACGTGGATGCACATCCACCAATCATGGTTAGATGAATCATATTCTGATGATCAAGAAAAATGGGTTTTCTAG
- the LOC104791698 gene encoding protein trichome birefringence-like 36: MSSSKPTLLSTQFPTFLVQMFTSNTRVFFLSLCLILCKEALSHFDEQWLVGDDDPLNALQTRRERSEERCDYSVGKWTYDETYPLYDSGSCPYLSSALSCQRNGRPDSNYQKWRWVPKACSLPRFNALKFLGKMRGKRIMLVGDTIMRNQWESLVCLVQSVIPTHRKKLTYNGPTMSFHALDFETSIEFCWAPLLVELKKGGYRKRVLHLDSIEDNARYWRGVDVLVFDSAHWWTHSQKWSSWDYYMDGNKLFKVMNPMVAYERGLTTWAKWVEINLDPSKTKVIFRTISPRESGQMCYNQRHPLPSLSSSRKPHMPQQSRVLNKVLSTMKYRVYLHDITTMSAYRRDGHPSVFKRAMHEEEKHHHISGPSSDCSHWCLPGVPDIWNEMLSSIILTNVV; this comes from the exons ATGTCTTCCTCCAAGCCCACACTGCTCAGTACTCAGTTCCCTACGTTCTTGGTCCAAATGTTTACCTCAAACACTCGAGTCTTCTTCTTGTCTCTGTGTCTCATACTTTGCAAAGAAGCATTGTCTCACTTTGATGAACAATGGCTAGTCGGCGACGACGATCCACTCAACGCCTTGCAGACTAGGCGCGAAAGAAGCGAGGAGAGGTGCGATTACTCGGTGGGGAAGTGGACGTACGACGAAACGTATCCCCTCTATGACTCAGGCAGCTGTCCATATTTGAGCTCTGCACTAAGTTGCCAGAGAAATGGAAGACCTGACTCTAATTACCAGAAATGGAGATGGGTGCCCAAGGCTTGTTCACTTCCAAG GTTTAACGCACTAAAATTCCTTGGGAAAATGAGAGGAAAAAGAATAATGCTGGTTGGAGATACAATAATGAGAAACCAGTGGGAATCTCTTGTCTGCTTAGTACAGTCTGTGATTCCCACTCATCGTAAGAAGCTTACTTACAATGGTCCTACAATGTCTTTCCATGCTCTG GATTTTGAGACATCAATTGAGTTCTGTTGGGCTCCTCTGCTTGTGGAACTCAAGAAAGGAGGTTACCGTAAAAGGGTGTTACATTTGGACTCAATCGAAGACAATGCTAGATATTGGCGAGGTGTTGATGTTCTTGTATTCGACTCTGCTCACTGGTGGACTCACTCTCAGAAATGGAGTTC GTGGGACTATTACATGGATGGGAACAAGCTCTTCAAAGTTATGAACCCAATGGTTGCTTATGAGAGAGGACTTACCACATGGGCTAAATGGGTTGAGATCAATCTTGATCCATCCAAAACCAAAGTCATTTTCCGCACCATCTCACCaag AGAGAGTGGTCAAATGTGCTACAACCAGAGACATCCCTTgccttctttatcttcttcaagaAAACCACACATGCCTCAACAGTCAAGAGTGTTGAACAAAGTGCTAAGCACAATGAAATATCGGGTATATTTGCACGACATCACAACCATGTCAGCATATAGAAGAGATGGGCATCCTTCGGTGTTCAAGAGAGCAATGCACGAGGAAGAGAAACACCATCATATCTCTGGACCTTCATCAGATTGCAGTCACTGGTGCTTGCCTGGCGTCCCGGACATTTGGAATGAGATGCTTTCTTCAATTATCCTAACCAATGTCGTATGA